A region from the Benincasa hispida cultivar B227 chromosome 8, ASM972705v1, whole genome shotgun sequence genome encodes:
- the LOC120082999 gene encoding inositol 3-kinase has protein sequence MVTDSKDPPPNFPHRALIVGNFCHDFLIRDAHVVTESLGGAASFISTVFDGLSVPYLTVSKVGEDFAYSTKQSPIVVANSKTTTFRAFFDSSIAGDGHRDRILKRVVACAPILPSDLPDFRFDFGMAVGVGGEVLPETLERMIEICDAVFVDVQSLIRVFDEIDGTVEHVNLKESGFFHLLPRIGFLKASAEEAPFMDVDEVRKLCPVVVTNGKEGCTLYSNGSQLQIAPFTATQLDPTGAGDSFLGGFAAGFTAGLAVPDAALLGNLFGSLTVSQIGLPHFESRILQRIKDEVERRKLQLMDSCDPGENKSIHRMPEGHEQFQKLLGTVRSECQLNLPASSPIAMEQVNGQHKLL, from the exons ATGGTGACCGATTCCAAAGACCCACCTCCCAATTTCCCTCATCGTGCCCTGATCGTTGGCAATTTCTGCCACGATTTCCTTATTCGCGATGCCCATGTCGTCACCGAGTCCCTAGGCGGCGCCGCCTCCTTCATTTCCACGGTCTTTGATGGCTTATCGGTTCCTTATCTCACTGTTTCCAAGGTGGGGGAAGATTTCGCCTACTCGACGAAACAGAGCCCAATTGTTGTGGCTAATTCGAAAACGACTACGTTTCGTGCGTTTTTCGATTCTTCAATCGCTGGTGATGGTCATAGAGATCGGATTCTGAAAAGGGTTGTGGCCTGTGCTCCGATTTTGCCTTCTGATCTTCCtgattttagatttgattttgGAATGGCGGTTGGGGTTGGTGGGGAGGTTCTCCCTGAGACGCTTGAGCGGATGATTGAGATTTGTGATGCTGTGTTTGTTGATGTTCAATCTTTGATTCGAGTGTTTGATGAAATTGATGGGACTGTGGAGCATGTGAATTTGAAGGAGAGTGGTTTCTTCCATTTGTTGCCTCGAATTGGATTTCTGAAAGCCTCTGCAGAAGAAGCTCCGTTTATGGATGTTGATGAGGTACGGAAGCTTTGCCCTGTTGTTGTGACGAACGGGAAAGAAGGGTGTACGTTGTACTCGAATGGCAGCCAGTTGCAGATTGCTCCGTTCACGGCGACTCAGCTTGATCCCACCGGCGCCGGCGATAGTTTTTTGGGTGGTTTTGCGGCGGGGTTCACGGCTGGATTGGCGGTGCCGGATGCTGCATTGCTTGGGAATTTGTTTGGATCTCTTACAGTCTCCCAAATTGGCTTGCCCCATTTCGAGTCCAGAATCTTGCag AGAATTAAGGACGAGGTAGAGAGAAGAAAGCTGCAGCTTATGGACTCCTGCGACCCGGGAGAGAACAAGTCGATCCATCGGATGCCAGAAGGACACGAACAGTTCCAAAAATTGCTCGGGACAGTCAGATCGGAATGCCAATTGAATCTGCCAGCTTCTTCTCCCATAGCAATGGAGCAAGTGAATGGGCAACATAAGTTATTATGA